In uncultured Bacteroides sp., one genomic interval encodes:
- a CDS encoding glycoside hydrolase family 3 C-terminal domain-containing protein yields MKQAFTLLFLLVSLFTAKAQYSFNDVNLSDEKRIDNLLSLMTLDEKINALGNNTYIPRLGVRSAGSVEGIHGVVLGGPAWNESRGQKVPTTVFPQGYGLGETWDTELIHCVAEYISTESRYIFQNAKYQKGGLVIWSPNADLGRDPRWGRTEECYGEDAYLTSRLVVSFVRGLQGDDPKYWRASSLMKHFLANSNEFGRTYSSSDFDETLFREYYSYPFYKGVTEGGSNSMMAAYNSYNGIPCALNPVLRNVVMKEWDLNGALITDGGAFKLLMTDHKAFTNLADAASACLKAGITKFLDDYRPSVVEALNKGLITEKEIEQSIRGNLRIALKLGLLDGNFSANPYARIGVEDSQEPWNKPETKAFVRKVADKSIVLLKNENHFLPLDKSKLKKVAVIGKRATEVIEDWYSGTPAYKVTVLDAIREELKDSGVEVRYVATNKMDSARTIAKWADVAIVCVGNHPWCDAGWEKSPVASEGKEAVDRLALSMEQEDLILQVYDANPKTAVVLISSFPYAINRTQQLVPAILHSTQSCQELGHGVSDVLFGQYNPAGRLTQTWPKSITDLPHMMDYDIRHGRTYMYSKAAPLYPFGHGLSYTSFVYSNLKTDSRIVHSGDTLRVTFQLRNSGARDGEEVVQLYVSKLNRKANDPIKQLKAFSRMALKKGDRKEVTLEVAATELMHWSEENHSFVLTKGKVVLEIGASSVDIRLKSIVEIQ; encoded by the coding sequence ATGAAACAAGCATTTACCTTGTTGTTCCTTTTAGTAAGTCTTTTTACAGCAAAGGCACAGTACTCATTTAATGATGTAAATCTTTCGGATGAAAAGAGAATAGATAATCTTTTGTCTTTAATGACGCTTGATGAAAAGATCAATGCTTTGGGTAATAATACCTATATTCCACGTCTTGGTGTTCGGAGTGCTGGAAGTGTGGAGGGTATTCATGGAGTTGTGTTGGGTGGACCGGCGTGGAATGAGAGTAGGGGGCAAAAGGTTCCTACTACTGTTTTTCCTCAGGGATATGGTCTAGGAGAAACGTGGGATACGGAACTTATTCACTGTGTTGCCGAATATATTTCTACTGAGAGTCGTTATATTTTTCAGAATGCTAAATATCAGAAAGGCGGATTAGTGATATGGTCTCCAAATGCAGATTTGGGGCGCGATCCGCGTTGGGGACGCACGGAAGAATGCTATGGGGAAGATGCTTATCTAACTTCCCGGTTAGTGGTCTCTTTTGTGCGAGGCTTACAAGGGGATGATCCTAAATACTGGCGTGCATCTTCGCTGATGAAACATTTCCTGGCAAATAGTAATGAGTTTGGACGTACCTATAGCTCTTCTGATTTTGATGAAACTCTTTTCAGAGAATATTATTCTTATCCTTTTTATAAAGGTGTTACTGAAGGCGGAAGTAATTCTATGATGGCTGCATATAATTCATACAATGGAATTCCTTGTGCGTTGAATCCTGTTTTGCGAAATGTTGTAATGAAGGAATGGGACCTCAATGGTGCATTGATTACTGATGGAGGAGCTTTTAAGTTATTAATGACTGATCATAAAGCTTTTACAAATTTGGCTGATGCTGCTTCTGCTTGCTTAAAAGCTGGTATTACAAAATTCTTGGATGATTATCGTCCATCCGTAGTCGAAGCTTTGAATAAAGGGTTAATAACAGAAAAGGAGATTGAACAATCTATTCGGGGAAATCTAAGGATTGCTTTAAAACTGGGCTTGTTGGATGGAAATTTTTCGGCAAATCCTTATGCCCGTATTGGTGTAGAAGATTCGCAGGAACCATGGAATAAGCCTGAGACAAAAGCTTTTGTTCGTAAAGTGGCTGATAAATCTATAGTGTTACTGAAAAATGAAAATCATTTTCTTCCCTTAGATAAGTCTAAGCTGAAAAAGGTAGCGGTGATTGGTAAACGTGCAACTGAGGTTATTGAAGATTGGTACAGTGGAACTCCGGCATATAAAGTTACGGTATTGGATGCAATCCGTGAAGAATTAAAAGATTCCGGAGTTGAAGTTCGCTATGTGGCGACTAACAAAATGGATAGTGCCCGTACCATTGCGAAGTGGGCTGACGTGGCAATTGTATGTGTGGGTAATCATCCCTGGTGTGATGCCGGATGGGAAAAATCTCCCGTTGCCAGTGAAGGGAAAGAGGCAGTTGACCGTTTAGCACTTTCTATGGAACAGGAGGATTTAATACTGCAGGTCTATGATGCCAATCCTAAAACGGCAGTTGTACTTATCAGTAGTTTTCCTTATGCTATTAATCGTACCCAGCAGTTGGTTCCTGCCATTCTTCATTCTACCCAAAGTTGTCAGGAGTTAGGGCATGGAGTTAGTGATGTTTTATTTGGTCAATATAATCCGGCAGGGAGATTAACACAAACCTGGCCTAAAAGTATTACCGATCTTCCTCATATGATGGATTACGATATTCGTCACGGACGAACTTATATGTATAGTAAAGCTGCGCCTCTTTATCCTTTTGGTCATGGATTGAGTTATACTTCCTTTGTTTATTCCAATCTGAAAACAGATAGTCGGATTGTTCACTCGGGCGATACTTTAAGAGTTACATTTCAGCTACGCAATAGTGGAGCAAGAGATGGAGAAGAAGTAGTGCAACTTTATGTTAGTAAGCTAAACCGTAAAGCCAATGATCCTATAAAGCAACTTAAAGCTTTTAGTAGGATGGCACTCAAAAAAGGAGATCGGAAAGAAGTTACTTTGGAGGTTGCTGCAACGGAATTGATGCATTGGAGTGAGGAGAACCATTCTTTTGTTCTTACGAAAGGAAAAGTTGTATTGGAGATTGGTGCCTCTTCAGTTGATATACGTCTTAAATCGATTGTTGAAATTCAATAA
- a CDS encoding leucine-rich repeat domain-containing protein, whose amino-acid sequence MINLKYLFAVLLQILFVLPLGAQVTKTVYISMPGKLSSLITPEELKTVTNLILVGRIDQKDFETMRDCMPVLSNLDLEATTVISNSLDYNANVIPGYAFSSNDGNFRGKTSLKSIKLPFTVTSIEFSAFSGCTSLTKVTFPSTLKNIGNYAFDGCVNLTDVVFPDALSSIGDCAFYGCSSLTNITLPKSLSMLGDDTFYGCSAATCKIKATTPPFMHSGSLDKRVVAIYVPDGAGDLYQSAFYWNRKAIVEGDGNALRLNIEKAGTLASEIFAAGVVLNKVNSLILEGKLDKNDFYVIKSHMPNLVSINLSAVKMLTIPDSLFINKKLLNIDLPLSLVSIGNCAFKNCRGLKQVNFPSTLTTIGKEAFADCACLTKITLPAKITKINPSAFKNCCGISEIKNYNSVPQTILDNVWEGIDRKSCKLIVPENSSTAYMTNKVWGQFSEVAEQRIESEYVLIVKKNSGGIVLCKNNTLLSGQAITVPAGEVLTFNISPKKGYHIGKVIFNDKDVTGLLQNGNFKTNSVNNSATLSVLFVKDLDVQLV is encoded by the coding sequence ATGATTAATTTGAAATACTTATTTGCTGTTTTGTTGCAAATATTATTTGTGTTACCACTTGGCGCACAAGTAACTAAAACGGTTTATATATCTATGCCGGGGAAATTGAGTAGCCTAATTACTCCTGAAGAACTAAAAACTGTAACTAATTTAATTTTGGTTGGTAGAATTGACCAAAAGGACTTTGAAACAATGAGAGATTGTATGCCTGTGCTTTCAAATCTTGATCTTGAGGCTACCACTGTTATTTCTAATAGTCTTGATTATAATGCAAATGTTATTCCTGGATATGCTTTTAGTAGTAATGATGGAAATTTTAGAGGGAAAACTTCTCTTAAATCAATAAAATTACCATTCACAGTAACTTCAATTGAGTTTAGTGCTTTTTCAGGATGTACGTCATTAACCAAGGTAACGTTTCCTTCAACTCTGAAGAATATTGGTAATTATGCTTTTGATGGTTGCGTTAATTTAACTGATGTGGTTTTTCCTGATGCGCTTTCAAGCATAGGTGATTGTGCCTTTTATGGTTGCTCTAGTCTGACTAATATTACTCTTCCTAAATCTCTGTCAATGTTAGGTGATGATACGTTTTATGGCTGTAGTGCTGCAACCTGTAAAATAAAGGCCACAACTCCTCCTTTTATGCACTCTGGTTCTTTGGATAAAAGAGTGGTTGCAATATATGTTCCGGATGGAGCCGGAGACCTTTATCAGTCGGCTTTTTACTGGAATAGAAAAGCCATTGTTGAAGGCGATGGGAATGCGCTTCGTTTAAATATTGAAAAAGCCGGTACACTGGCTTCAGAAATATTTGCTGCGGGCGTTGTTCTTAATAAGGTGAATTCCCTTATTCTGGAAGGAAAGCTGGATAAGAATGATTTTTATGTGATAAAATCTCATATGCCCAATTTGGTTTCTATTAATTTAAGTGCGGTTAAGATGCTGACTATACCAGATTCTCTCTTTATTAATAAAAAATTGTTGAATATTGATCTTCCATTGTCATTGGTTTCAATAGGAAATTGTGCCTTTAAAAATTGCAGAGGTTTGAAACAAGTTAATTTTCCGTCTACGCTAACTACCATAGGCAAAGAAGCATTTGCCGATTGTGCGTGTCTGACGAAAATCACTCTTCCGGCTAAAATTACAAAAATAAACCCTTCTGCTTTTAAAAATTGCTGCGGCATATCCGAGATTAAAAATTACAACTCCGTTCCACAGACTATATTGGATAATGTTTGGGAAGGTATAGATAGAAAAAGTTGCAAACTAATTGTGCCTGAGAATTCATCTACAGCTTATATGACAAATAAAGTGTGGGGTCAATTTTCAGAAGTAGCAGAACAAAGAATAGAGAGCGAGTATGTTTTAATTGTCAAAAAGAATTCAGGGGGAATTGTTCTCTGTAAGAATAATACTCTGTTGAGTGGACAAGCAATAACAGTGCCTGCCGGTGAAGTGCTTACTTTTAATATCTCACCCAAAAAAGGTTATCATATTGGAAAAGTTATTTTTAATGATAAAGATGTTACCGGATTATTGCAAAATGGCAACTTTAAAACCAATTCGGTTAATAATTCAGCCACTTTATCTGTTCTCTTTGTGAAGGATTTGGATGTACAGTTGGTGTAG
- a CDS encoding glycoside hydrolase family 3 C-terminal domain-containing protein yields the protein MNGIKQLIVLSLSLLAAPSFAQPKGAVYLDDKKPIEERIEDALSRMTLEEKVAMCHAQSKFSSAGVPRLGIPEVWCSDGPHGIRAEVFWDEWNTAGWTNDSCIAFPALSCLAATWNPEMSALYGKSIGEEARYRNKNVLLGPGVNIYRTPLNGRNFEYMGEDPYLSSVMVVPYIQEVQKNGVAACVKHFALNNQEVDRDHINVNVSDRALYEIYLPAFKAAVQKGGVWAIMGSYNKYKGEHCCHNQYLLNDILRKEWGFDGVVVSDWGGVHDTKQAIYNGLDMEFGSWTNGLTWSASNAYDNYYLAMPFLKLLRSGEVKEEEVDKKVRNILRMIFRTTMNRNRPFGSFGTEEHALAGRKIAQEGIVLLQNNKNVLPVDLAKVKRIAVIGENAVKRMTVGGGSSSLKVKYEQSPLAGLKQRIGSQAEIIYAPGYESPAVAEQDVKGAKAPEQKVIDVLGLREEAVAAAKNADVVLFFGGLNKNEHQDCEGVDRKEYELPYNQNELISALVKANPNLVVVLLTGNGVAMPWVKEVPAIVEGWYSGTEAGNAIASVLMGDVNPSGKLPFTIPVSLKDNGATVMGDYPGDGKEQTYKENIFVGYRWADKQKAKPLFSFGHGLSYTTFAYGKAEIDKSKISADEQLTVSIKVKNTGKRSGSEVVQLYISDLKSSLPRPVKELKGFKKIQLNAGEEQKVSFTISKEELSFFDDAKHSWIAEPGMFEALVGASSTDIRSKVSFELK from the coding sequence ATGAATGGAATAAAACAGCTTATCGTTTTAAGTCTGTCTCTCCTTGCAGCCCCCTCCTTTGCACAGCCGAAGGGGGCTGTTTATTTAGACGATAAAAAACCGATTGAAGAAAGAATTGAGGATGCTCTTTCACGCATGACACTGGAAGAGAAGGTAGCTATGTGTCATGCACAGTCAAAGTTCAGCTCGGCAGGCGTGCCACGTTTAGGAATACCTGAGGTGTGGTGCAGTGATGGTCCGCACGGTATTCGTGCCGAAGTGTTCTGGGATGAGTGGAATACTGCAGGATGGACAAACGATTCCTGCATAGCTTTCCCGGCTCTTTCTTGTCTGGCTGCTACCTGGAATCCCGAAATGTCTGCACTTTACGGCAAATCTATTGGTGAAGAAGCTCGTTACCGCAACAAAAATGTGTTATTGGGACCGGGAGTAAACATATACCGCACTCCTCTGAATGGAAGAAATTTTGAGTATATGGGAGAAGATCCCTACCTTTCTTCAGTAATGGTGGTGCCTTATATTCAGGAAGTTCAGAAGAATGGAGTGGCAGCTTGTGTAAAACACTTCGCACTAAACAATCAGGAAGTAGACCGAGACCATATCAACGTAAATGTTAGCGACCGTGCCTTGTATGAAATCTACCTCCCAGCTTTCAAAGCCGCAGTGCAAAAAGGTGGAGTATGGGCTATAATGGGTTCATACAATAAGTACAAAGGAGAACATTGCTGTCACAATCAATATTTGCTCAACGATATTCTTCGCAAGGAATGGGGATTTGATGGTGTGGTAGTTTCCGACTGGGGAGGTGTGCATGATACAAAACAGGCTATTTATAACGGACTGGATATGGAATTCGGAAGCTGGACCAACGGACTGACCTGGAGTGCCAGCAATGCATACGATAATTATTATCTTGCCATGCCGTTCTTGAAGTTGCTTCGTTCGGGCGAAGTAAAAGAAGAAGAGGTGGACAAGAAAGTGCGGAACATCCTTCGGATGATTTTCCGTACTACCATGAATAGAAACCGTCCATTCGGATCGTTTGGAACCGAGGAACATGCTTTGGCAGGACGAAAAATTGCTCAGGAAGGTATCGTCTTATTGCAGAACAACAAGAACGTTTTGCCGGTTGATCTGGCAAAGGTAAAGAGAATTGCCGTTATCGGTGAGAATGCCGTTAAAAGAATGACCGTCGGAGGTGGAAGCTCTTCCTTGAAAGTTAAATATGAGCAGTCTCCTTTGGCCGGATTAAAACAACGAATCGGATCTCAGGCTGAGATTATCTATGCTCCGGGATACGAATCACCTGCTGTAGCCGAACAGGATGTGAAAGGTGCCAAAGCGCCCGAACAGAAAGTAATAGATGTGTTGGGATTAAGAGAGGAAGCCGTTGCTGCAGCAAAAAATGCAGATGTAGTTCTTTTCTTTGGTGGACTAAACAAAAATGAGCATCAGGATTGCGAAGGAGTAGACCGCAAAGAATATGAGTTGCCCTATAACCAGAATGAACTGATCAGCGCATTGGTAAAAGCCAATCCAAATCTTGTGGTTGTGCTTCTTACAGGCAATGGAGTAGCAATGCCCTGGGTTAAAGAGGTTCCTGCTATTGTAGAAGGATGGTACAGCGGAACGGAAGCAGGAAATGCCATTGCTTCTGTACTGATGGGTGATGTTAATCCATCGGGCAAACTACCTTTCACCATTCCGGTAAGCCTGAAAGATAACGGTGCCACTGTTATGGGCGACTATCCGGGCGATGGCAAGGAACAAACTTATAAAGAGAATATTTTTGTGGGATACCGTTGGGCTGATAAGCAGAAAGCCAAACCATTGTTTAGCTTTGGTCATGGACTGAGTTATACAACTTTTGCCTATGGAAAAGCAGAAATAGATAAATCAAAGATATCTGCAGATGAGCAGCTTACCGTCAGTATAAAAGTTAAAAACACCGGTAAACGTTCCGGTTCGGAAGTTGTTCAGCTATACATCAGTGATTTAAAATCCTCTCTTCCTCGTCCGGTAAAAGAGCTGAAAGGTTTTAAGAAGATTCAGCTGAATGCAGGCGAAGAGCAAAAGGTTTCATTTACTATCTCTAAAGAAGAGTTAAGCTTCTTTGATGATGCTAAACATTCATGGATAGCCGAACCAGGAATGTTTGAAGCTCTTGTAGGTGCTTCTTCTACAGATATCCGATCAAAAGTTTCTTTTGAATTGAAATAA
- the pulA gene encoding type I pullulanase, whose protein sequence is MKLKSIVLMGLAIFAMSCTPEKRAYKSFDEYPVPSAPINEMVYTPSQTTFTLWSPTAEQVELMLFDSGDEGSAYQSVTLEPKEDGLWSASVNQNLKGKFYAFNVKIKEKWLGETPGIMAKAVGLNGKRAAVIDLADTNPQGWSSDQRPPLKSDADIILYEMHNRDFSVDTTSGIKNQGKFLALTEKGTKNTAGDATGIDHLKELGITHVHLMPSFDFASIDESNLKANKYNWGYDPQNYNVPEGSYSTNPKEPAVRIIEFKKMVQSLHKAGIRVVMDVVYNHTSSLQGSNFELTVPGYFYRMKKNGKWANGSGCGNETASERGMMRKFMIESVVYWATEYHVDGFRFDLMGIHDIETMNQIRAALDKVDPSIYIYGEGWAAEQPQLPKEKLAMKENITKMPRIAAFSDELRDGLRGPFNDDKKGGFMTGISRKEMSVKFGLVGAIKHPQILNDSVNYSKAPWTLQPTQMISYVSCHDDMCLVDRIKSCMPDASPAVIAAIDKLAVTAVFTSQGVPFIYAGEEIMRDKKMVHNSFESPDAVNAINWNNKTLYKDVFDYYKGLIAMRKAHPAFHMGNADLVRKNMEFLPVAGSNLIVFRLKGYSNGDSWDDIYVALNGDRAPRKFAVEPGKYTVVCKNGTINQYGLGTMYGGEVYVPGLSALIFHK, encoded by the coding sequence ATGAAGTTAAAATCAATTGTCCTGATGGGATTAGCTATTTTTGCAATGAGTTGTACACCGGAGAAGAGAGCCTATAAATCGTTTGACGAATATCCGGTTCCTTCGGCACCTATTAATGAGATGGTTTACACACCTTCTCAAACAACCTTTACGCTTTGGTCTCCAACGGCCGAGCAGGTGGAATTAATGTTATTTGATTCGGGAGATGAAGGCTCGGCTTATCAGTCGGTTACGCTCGAACCTAAGGAAGATGGTCTTTGGAGTGCTTCTGTAAACCAGAACCTTAAAGGTAAGTTCTATGCATTTAATGTGAAGATCAAAGAAAAATGGCTGGGAGAAACTCCGGGTATCATGGCTAAAGCTGTGGGATTGAACGGTAAACGAGCAGCTGTTATAGATTTGGCGGATACCAATCCACAAGGATGGTCGTCCGATCAACGTCCCCCTTTAAAGAGTGACGCCGATATTATTCTGTATGAAATGCATAATCGTGATTTTTCGGTGGATACTACTTCGGGCATAAAGAATCAGGGGAAATTCCTGGCATTGACAGAGAAAGGTACAAAGAATACTGCTGGTGATGCAACCGGAATAGATCATTTAAAAGAGCTTGGCATTACACATGTGCACCTTATGCCATCGTTTGATTTTGCATCTATCGATGAATCAAATCTGAAAGCAAATAAATATAATTGGGGATACGATCCGCAAAACTATAATGTGCCCGAAGGATCTTATTCAACAAATCCCAAAGAACCGGCAGTACGTATTATTGAATTTAAAAAGATGGTACAAAGTCTGCACAAAGCTGGCATTCGTGTGGTAATGGATGTAGTTTATAATCACACTTCCAGTTTGCAAGGCAGCAATTTCGAACTGACTGTTCCAGGTTATTTCTATCGCATGAAGAAGAATGGAAAATGGGCAAACGGTTCAGGATGTGGTAATGAAACGGCTTCCGAAAGAGGAATGATGCGTAAGTTCATGATTGAATCGGTTGTTTACTGGGCAACGGAATACCATGTTGACGGATTTCGGTTCGATTTAATGGGAATTCACGATATTGAAACCATGAACCAGATACGTGCAGCTCTGGATAAAGTTGACCCTAGCATCTATATTTACGGTGAAGGATGGGCTGCCGAACAACCTCAGTTGCCAAAAGAAAAACTGGCTATGAAGGAAAACATTACTAAGATGCCGCGTATTGCAGCTTTTAGTGATGAACTTCGCGACGGTCTTCGTGGACCTTTCAATGATGATAAGAAAGGTGGTTTCATGACAGGTATTTCTCGCAAAGAAATGAGTGTGAAGTTTGGTTTGGTAGGAGCCATCAAGCATCCGCAGATACTGAATGATTCTGTTAATTACAGTAAAGCTCCATGGACTTTGCAACCCACTCAGATGATTAGCTATGTAAGCTGCCACGACGATATGTGTTTGGTAGACCGAATAAAATCATGTATGCCAGATGCTTCTCCTGCAGTTATTGCCGCCATTGATAAACTAGCTGTTACGGCCGTGTTTACTTCTCAAGGTGTACCGTTTATATATGCCGGTGAAGAAATTATGAGGGATAAGAAAATGGTGCATAACAGCTTTGAAAGCCCCGATGCTGTAAATGCAATAAACTGGAATAATAAGACGCTTTATAAGGATGTTTTTGATTATTACAAAGGACTTATTGCCATGCGCAAAGCACATCCGGCCTTCCACATGGGAAATGCTGACTTAGTTCGTAAAAACATGGAGTTCCTTCCGGTTGCCGGAAGCAATCTTATTGTTTTCCGCTTAAAGGGATATAGTAACGGTGATAGCTGGGATGATATTTATGTAGCATTGAATGGAGACAGAGCTCCCCGTAAGTTTGCAGTTGAACCGGGTAAATATACTGTTGTATGCAAGAATGGAACAATTAATCAATACGGCTTAGGAACGATGTACGGCGGAGAAGTTTATGTTCCCGGACTTTCTGCGCTGATATTCCATAAATAG
- a CDS encoding DUF5125 domain-containing protein, translated as MKKYKSILWSLIALATFNACNNENYSEPPVEGTPVITLKSQLTSAMFGDSLTFNATATDAEFPLSTLKAQLFFGTDKVSETVIRTKQNGDYTGKIFIPYMANIPNGAATLKLILQNTHFGTTVQDISLPLTRPDYDHLTLVTAEGKEYTMARTGLYQYKVTANFSQKVKAYIKAPKAGTQGNDINFGWASGAITQGTTNAITFSNSNAGTYDITFNTLTYAGSPFIKLLFGGEEMTMIDDNNYKIEKNLTTGQVLEVAGISNFSSWWIDPDYFTKDAQGKLTFLPMSGKYRITANFKYNYFIVERMTGTGLATLADDGSGAVWIIGEKIGKPSLSNEVGWNTDKALCMAPVAAGKYQVTVVAGKGALGNVDPDAINFKFFHQKGWGGEFGETSITSKSTDIVVIAGGGNLSLATDKKLTVGKTYVFTLDVTGGKTAGVLTVVEK; from the coding sequence ATGAAAAAATATAAATCAATTTTATGGTCACTTATTGCTTTGGCTACATTCAATGCCTGCAATAATGAGAATTATTCGGAACCACCTGTTGAAGGAACTCCGGTTATAACTCTCAAATCACAGTTAACTTCTGCAATGTTTGGAGACAGTCTGACTTTCAATGCCACTGCTACTGATGCAGAATTTCCTCTTTCTACTTTGAAAGCCCAGCTATTCTTTGGCACCGACAAAGTATCGGAAACAGTTATTCGTACAAAACAAAACGGTGATTATACAGGTAAGATCTTTATTCCTTATATGGCAAATATTCCTAACGGAGCGGCTACATTAAAACTTATTCTTCAGAATACACATTTCGGTACTACTGTGCAGGACATTTCCTTGCCACTTACACGTCCGGACTATGATCACCTTACTTTGGTTACTGCTGAAGGTAAAGAATATACAATGGCTCGCACTGGCTTGTATCAGTATAAAGTAACTGCCAATTTTTCTCAAAAGGTAAAAGCATATATAAAAGCACCAAAAGCAGGAACTCAGGGAAATGATATTAACTTCGGATGGGCTAGCGGAGCTATTACTCAAGGAACCACAAACGCAATTACTTTCTCGAATTCTAATGCCGGAACGTATGATATTACCTTTAATACATTAACCTATGCAGGTTCTCCATTCATCAAACTGCTTTTTGGTGGTGAAGAGATGACTATGATAGATGATAATAATTACAAGATAGAGAAAAATCTGACTACAGGACAAGTTCTTGAAGTTGCAGGTATTAGTAATTTCAGTTCATGGTGGATTGATCCTGATTATTTCACTAAAGATGCTCAAGGTAAACTTACATTCCTCCCTATGAGTGGAAAATATCGTATTACAGCCAACTTTAAATATAACTATTTCATTGTAGAGCGTATGACCGGTACCGGACTTGCTACACTGGCTGATGATGGAAGTGGTGCAGTATGGATTATTGGTGAAAAGATTGGTAAACCTTCACTCTCTAATGAAGTGGGCTGGAATACAGATAAAGCTCTTTGTATGGCCCCTGTTGCCGCCGGCAAATATCAGGTAACGGTTGTTGCGGGTAAGGGTGCTTTGGGTAATGTAGACCCGGATGCTATAAACTTCAAATTTTTCCATCAAAAAGGTTGGGGTGGTGAATTTGGTGAAACATCAATTACTTCTAAGAGCACTGATATTGTTGTTATAGCCGGAGGTGGAAATCTTAGCTTAGCTACTGACAAGAAACTCACAGTTGGAAAAACTTATGTGTTTACACTTGATGTAACAGGTGGAAAAACAGCTGGTGTCCTTACAGTGGTTGAAAAATAA
- the ruvC gene encoding crossover junction endodeoxyribonuclease RuvC, with product MIKPVKEKIILGIDPGTNLMGYGVLKIVGTKPEMIAMGIVDLRKYKNHYLKLGHIYERVIGIIDAYLPDELAIEAPFFGKNVQSMLKLGRAQGVAMAAALGRDIPITEYAPLKIKMAITGNGKASKEQVADMLQRMLRIPNDNMLPYMDATDGLAAAYCHFLQSGRPQLDNAYHGWKDFISKNPDRVK from the coding sequence ATGATTAAACCGGTAAAGGAAAAGATTATTCTGGGAATCGACCCAGGTACCAATCTGATGGGATATGGCGTGCTGAAAATTGTTGGCACAAAACCGGAGATGATTGCTATGGGAATAGTCGATTTGCGGAAATATAAAAATCATTATCTTAAACTGGGTCATATCTATGAACGTGTAATTGGAATTATTGATGCTTATCTTCCCGATGAGTTGGCTATTGAAGCTCCTTTCTTTGGAAAAAACGTGCAGTCTATGCTTAAACTTGGGCGTGCACAAGGTGTAGCTATGGCGGCGGCTTTAGGAAGAGATATTCCGATAACCGAATATGCTCCGCTTAAAATTAAGATGGCTATAACCGGCAACGGTAAGGCAAGCAAAGAACAGGTTGCTGATATGTTGCAAAGAATGCTCAGAATTCCCAATGATAATATGCTTCCTTACATGGATGCTACAGATGGACTGGCTGCAGCTTATTGTCATTTTCTACAATCCGGCCGTCCTCAGCTGGATAATGCTTATCATGGCTGGAAGGATTTTATTAGTAAGAATCCCGACAGAGTAAAATAA
- a CDS encoding DUF4286 family protein: MLVYNTTYNIDEEVLSNFLIWINEVYVPETEKNGILKNHRLMRVLSHRDETTECFSLQWEVESSALLHRWHTEIGIRLNGELTKMFGDKVVGFPTLLEVME, encoded by the coding sequence ATGCTAGTTTATAATACTACTTACAATATTGACGAAGAAGTTTTAAGTAACTTTCTTATCTGGATAAACGAGGTTTATGTTCCTGAAACCGAAAAGAATGGGATTTTAAAGAATCACAGATTAATGCGTGTGCTGAGTCATCGTGACGAGACAACAGAATGTTTTTCTCTGCAATGGGAAGTAGAAAGTAGTGCTTTGCTGCACCGTTGGCATACGGAAATAGGAATCAGGCTGAATGGAGAACTAACAAAAATGTTCGGAGATAAGGTTGTGGGATTCCCTACATTACTGGAGGTAATGGAATGA